The following nucleotide sequence is from Sphingomonas swuensis.
CGGCTAAGCCTCACCCATCGACGATGTTAACGGCCGGGGCCGGGATCTTCCAAGGTCCCGGCCCTCGTCGTTTCGGCCGGGGCTGCCCTCACGCGCGCATACGCACGCGCACGTGACTTCCGGGGCCACTCCGCTATAGGTTTTCCATGGCAGAAGAAGCGAACCAGAACTCCTACGGCGCCGACAGCATCAAGGTCCTCAAGGGCCTCGACGCGGTGCGCAAGCGGCCCGGCATGTACATCGGCGACACCGACGACGGCTCGGGCCTGCACCACATGGTATTCGAGGTCAGCGACAACGCCATCGACGAGGCGCTCGCCGGCCATTGCGACCGGATCCTGATCCAGCTTAACCCCGACGGTTCGGTCACGGTCGAGGACAACGGGCGCGGCATCCCGACCGGGATCCACGCCGAGGAAGGGGTGTCCGCGGCCGAGGTCATCATGACCCAGCTCCACGCCGGCGGTAAGTTCGAGAACACCAGCGACGACAATGCCTACAAGGTGTCGGGCGGCCTCCACGGCGTCGGCGTGTCGGTGGTGAACGCGCTCAGCGAATTCCTCGACCTCACCATCTGGCGCGACGGGCAGGAGCATTACATGCGCTTCGCCCACGGCGATGCCGTCGCCCCCCTGAAGGTCGTCGGCCCCGCGCCCGAAGGCAAGAAGGGGACGCAGGTCACCTTCCTGCCGTCGCCCGCGACCTTCAAGATCACCGACTTCGACTTCGAGAAGCTCGAGCATCGCTATCGCGAGCTCGCCTTCCTCAACTCGGGCGTGCGGCTCGTCCTCGCCGACGCGCGGCACGAGGAGCGCAAGGAAGTCGAGCTCTTCTACGAAGGCGGCATCGCGGCCTTCGTGAAGTATCTCGACCGCGCCAAGACGCCGCTCTTCCCCGATCCCATCGCCATCTCGGCGGTGCGCGACGGAATCGGCATCGACGTCGCGCTCGAGTGGAACGACAGCTATTATGAGAACGTCCTTCCGTTCACCAACAACATCCCGCAGCACGACGGCGGCACCCACCTGGCGGCCTTCCGCGCGGCGCTGACCCGCACCGTCAACGGCTATGCCGAGAAGTCCGGCATGCTGAAGAAGGAGAAGGTCACCCTCACCGGCGACGACATGCGCGAAGGCCTGACCGCGATCGTCTCGGTCAAGCTGCCCGATCCCAAATTCTCGAGCCAGACCAAGGACAAGCTGGTCTCCTCCGAAGTGCGCCAGCCGCTGGAAGCGCTGATGAGCGACAAGATGACCGAGTGGCTCGAGGAGAATCCGGTCAACGCGCGCGCGATCATCCAGAAGATCATCGATGCCGCCGCCGCCCGCGAGGCCGCCAAGCGCGCCCGCGAGCTGACCCGCCGCAAAGGGGTGATGGATATCGCCTCGCTGCCGGGCAAGCTCGCCGACTGCCAGGAGCGCGATCCGGCCTTGTCCGAACTGTTCCTCGTCGAGGGCGATTCGGCCGGTGGCTCGGCCAAGCAGGGCCGCAACCGCCAGAACCAGGCGATCCTTCCGCTGCGCGGCAAGCTGCTCAACGTCGAGCGGGCGCGCTTCGACCGGATGCTGTCGAGCCGCGAGATCGGGACGATCATCCAGGCGCTCGGCACGGGGATCGGCCGCGAGGAGTTCAACCTTTCCAAGCTGCGCTATCACAAGATCGTGATCATGACCGACGCCGACGTCGACGGCGCGCACATCCGCACCCTGCTGCTGACCTTCTTCTACCGCCAGATGCCCGAGCTGATCGAGGCCGGGCACCTGCTGATCGCCCAGCCGCCGCTCTACAAGGTCGCGCGCGGCCGCTCGGAGGTCTACCTCAAGGACGACGCCCAGCTCGACGACTATCTGGTCGACGCCGGGCTCGAGGGGCTTCAGCTCGAGAGCTCGGGCGAAGTCCGCCAGGGCGCCGACCTCAAGAGCCTCGTCGACCATGCGCGTCGGATGCGGACCCTGCTCCGCTATGCTCCCAAGAAGTACGACCCCGCGCTGCTCGAGGCGCTGGCGCTGGCCGGCGCGCTCGATCCCGAGCTGAGCGAAGGCGGGCGCCGCGAGGCGATCGGCAAGGTCTCCGACTGGCTCCAGCTCGGCGATCCCGAAGGCAAGTGGTCGGGCGAACTCGCGACCGAGGGCGGCTATCTCCTCCGCCGCCTGTGGCGCGGGGTGACCGATGTCACCATCGTCGAGCCGAGCTTCATCACCTCGGCCGAGGCGCGCAAGCTCCACACGCTGGCCGGCGAGCAGCGCGACACCTATGCGCGACCCTCGACGCTTCGCACCATGAAGAAGGGCACCGCGGTCGAGGCCGAGCCGACCGTCGGACCGGGCGAGGGCGAGGAGGCTGCCGAGCAGGCCGCCGCCGACACCAAGGGCAAGCCCGCGAGCATCACCCGTCCTAGCGAACTGCTCGACGCGGTGCTCGGGGCCGGCCGCAAGGGGCTGTCGATCCAGCGCTACAAGGGGCTGGGCGAGATGAACGCCGAGCAGTTGTGGGAGACGACGCTCGATCCGGCGAACCGCTCGCTGCTGCGGGTCGAGGTCGGCCAGGCCGACGTCGCCGACGAGATCTTCTCGCGCCTGATGGGCGAGGTCGTCGAACCGCGCCGCGAGTTCATCCAGGACAACGCGCTGAGCGTGGCCAATCTGGACGTCTAGGGAACGGCTCTCCGGGCGAGCGCTTTAGGGATTCCAGTGAGCGCACCAATCGTCACCCTCGCGAGCTACAACATGCGAAAGGCGCTCGGCACCGACCGGCGCCGCGATCCGCATCGCGTGCTCCACGTGCTCGAAGAGATCGGGGCGGACATCGTCGCGCTCCAGGAGGCCGATCGTCGGACGGGCGGGCGCGCCTCGGCGGTGCCGCACGAGCTGTTCGAGGCACATTCGCCCTATCGCCCGGTGCCGCTGGGCGTGAAGAACCGGCGCATGTTCGACGCGATGCCGACGGTCTCGGCGCGGGTCGACGAATTCCTCAAGGTCGATACGCGCAACATCGGCTGGCACGGCAACGCGATCCTGGTGAAGAGCCATGTCGGCGTGCTCGACGTCGCCGCGCTGCAGCTTCCGACGCTCGAGCCGCGTGGGGCGGTGCTGGCCGAGCTGCTGGTCGGCGACCGGCCGATCCGGGTGGTCGGGCTCCACCTCGACCTCAGCGGCCTGTGGCGCCGCCGGCAGATGCAGGCGATCCTCGCGGCGGTGCGAGCGCGCCCGCACAAGATGCCGACGGTGCTGATGGGCGACACCAACGAGTGGCGTGCCGCGGCGGGCTGCCTGAGGGACCTCGACGGCGATTTCCGCATCGCCCCGACGGGTCCGAGCTTCCATGCCCGGCGGCCGGTGGCGGTGCTCGACCGAATCATCGTCGACAAGGAGCTGCGGATCGAGGCGGCCGGGGTGCACCACAGTGCCCATGCCCGGCTTGCCAGCGACCATCTGCCGATCTGGGCGAGGGTCGGCTTCTAGGCGGCCTTGCCCTGGATCGCGCGCTGGCGTCGGCGCTGGACACTGGAGCCGATCCCCATCGCCTCGCGATACTTGGCGACGGTTCGCCGGGCGAGCACGAAGCCCTGCTCCTTGAGCAGGTCGACCAATGCGTCGTCGCTCAGAACCTCGGTCTCGGCCGCGACCAGCTTGCCGATCGCCGCCTTGACCGCCTCCGCCGACGCGCCCTCGCCATCGTCCGCGGCGACTCCGCTCGAGAAGAAGTAGCGCAGCTCGAAGAGGCCATGCTCGCACAGCAGGGTCTTGGCCGAGGCGACCCGGCTGACGGTGCTCTCGTGCATCTCGACCGCCTCGGCGACGCGGGTCATGGTAAGGGGGCGAAGGGCGCGCACCCCCTCGCGGAAGAAGCCTTCCTGGTGGGTGATGATCTCGCCGACGATCCGGACGATGGTGCGGGCGCGCTGGTCGAGCGCGCGGACCAGCCAGGACGCGCTCTGATAATGTTCGGACAGCCAGGCCCGGCTGCGCTTGTCCTTGGCCGAGGCCTTGAGCTCGGCATGGTAGCGGCGGTTGACCAGCACGCGGGGCAGGGTGGCGGGATTGAGTTCGACCGCAAAGCCGTTCGCCGTCCGGCGCACCAACACGTCGGGTTCGGCGGTGGTGGCGGGCTCGGGGGCGAAGCGGCAGCCCGGCTTGGGGTCATAGGCGCGAAGTTCGCGCACCATGTCGGCAAGGTCTTCGTCGTCGACCCCGCAGATCCGCTTCAAGGCGGCCATCTGCCCGCGGGCGAGGAGGTCGAGGTTGCTGATGAGCCGCGCCATCGCGGGATCGTAGCGGTCGGCGGCCCGGGCCTGCAGGGCGAGGCATTCGGACAGGTCGCGCGCTCCGACACCCGGCGGGTCACAGGCCTGGACCAGCCGGAGCCCGGCCTGGACGTCCTTGAGGGGCAGCTCGAGCGCTTCGCCGATGTCCTTGAGCGAGGTGGTCAGCCAGCCGGTCTCCTCGAGCTCGTGGACGATCGCCTCGGCCGCTCGCCCCGCCGCGCCGCCAGCGCCGTGCAATTGCCCCATGAGATGCTCGCAGAGCGCGGTCTCGCAGGAAGACAGCCGGTCGAAGTCGAAACCCTCGTCGTCGGAGCCGCCGATCTCGTATGAAGCGTCGGTCTCGGCCGCGGCCTCGGTCCAGTCGCGATCGAGCGCCTCGTCGCCCTTGCCGCCGAGCTGGTCGGCGCCCTTAGGCTCGGCTGCCTCGTCGCCGAACTCGACATCCTCGCGGATCACGACGTCGCCGGTGCCGGCCTCGAGCAGGGGATTGCGGGCGAGCTCCTCGGCGATCGCCGCCTCGACTTCGAGATTGGTCAGCTGGAGCAGCTTGATCGCCTGCTGCAGCTGCTGGCTCATCACCAGCGACTGGGCTGCGCGGAGCTGAAGTCCCGGACCCAATCCCAT
It contains:
- the gyrB gene encoding DNA topoisomerase (ATP-hydrolyzing) subunit B, with the protein product MAEEANQNSYGADSIKVLKGLDAVRKRPGMYIGDTDDGSGLHHMVFEVSDNAIDEALAGHCDRILIQLNPDGSVTVEDNGRGIPTGIHAEEGVSAAEVIMTQLHAGGKFENTSDDNAYKVSGGLHGVGVSVVNALSEFLDLTIWRDGQEHYMRFAHGDAVAPLKVVGPAPEGKKGTQVTFLPSPATFKITDFDFEKLEHRYRELAFLNSGVRLVLADARHEERKEVELFYEGGIAAFVKYLDRAKTPLFPDPIAISAVRDGIGIDVALEWNDSYYENVLPFTNNIPQHDGGTHLAAFRAALTRTVNGYAEKSGMLKKEKVTLTGDDMREGLTAIVSVKLPDPKFSSQTKDKLVSSEVRQPLEALMSDKMTEWLEENPVNARAIIQKIIDAAAAREAAKRARELTRRKGVMDIASLPGKLADCQERDPALSELFLVEGDSAGGSAKQGRNRQNQAILPLRGKLLNVERARFDRMLSSREIGTIIQALGTGIGREEFNLSKLRYHKIVIMTDADVDGAHIRTLLLTFFYRQMPELIEAGHLLIAQPPLYKVARGRSEVYLKDDAQLDDYLVDAGLEGLQLESSGEVRQGADLKSLVDHARRMRTLLRYAPKKYDPALLEALALAGALDPELSEGGRREAIGKVSDWLQLGDPEGKWSGELATEGGYLLRRLWRGVTDVTIVEPSFITSAEARKLHTLAGEQRDTYARPSTLRTMKKGTAVEAEPTVGPGEGEEAAEQAAADTKGKPASITRPSELLDAVLGAGRKGLSIQRYKGLGEMNAEQLWETTLDPANRSLLRVEVGQADVADEIFSRLMGEVVEPRREFIQDNALSVANLDV
- a CDS encoding endonuclease/exonuclease/phosphatase family protein, producing MVTLASYNMRKALGTDRRRDPHRVLHVLEEIGADIVALQEADRRTGGRASAVPHELFEAHSPYRPVPLGVKNRRMFDAMPTVSARVDEFLKVDTRNIGWHGNAILVKSHVGVLDVAALQLPTLEPRGAVLAELLVGDRPIRVVGLHLDLSGLWRRRQMQAILAAVRARPHKMPTVLMGDTNEWRAAAGCLRDLDGDFRIAPTGPSFHARRPVAVLDRIIVDKELRIEAAGVHHSAHARLASDHLPIWARVGF
- the rpoN gene encoding RNA polymerase factor sigma-54, coding for MGLGPGLQLRAAQSLVMSQQLQQAIKLLQLTNLEVEAAIAEELARNPLLEAGTGDVVIREDVEFGDEAAEPKGADQLGGKGDEALDRDWTEAAAETDASYEIGGSDDEGFDFDRLSSCETALCEHLMGQLHGAGGAAGRAAEAIVHELEETGWLTTSLKDIGEALELPLKDVQAGLRLVQACDPPGVGARDLSECLALQARAADRYDPAMARLISNLDLLARGQMAALKRICGVDDEDLADMVRELRAYDPKPGCRFAPEPATTAEPDVLVRRTANGFAVELNPATLPRVLVNRRYHAELKASAKDKRSRAWLSEHYQSASWLVRALDQRARTIVRIVGEIITHQEGFFREGVRALRPLTMTRVAEAVEMHESTVSRVASAKTLLCEHGLFELRYFFSSGVAADDGEGASAEAVKAAIGKLVAAETEVLSDDALVDLLKEQGFVLARRTVAKYREAMGIGSSVQRRRQRAIQGKAA